The following are encoded in a window of Sebastes umbrosus isolate fSebUmb1 chromosome 7, fSebUmb1.pri, whole genome shotgun sequence genomic DNA:
- the LOC119491243 gene encoding neprilysin-like isoform X2, which translates to MPIYIIDRKFPDTSGELIEPTVVGGVLRMTETSPPNSAKKLRWTSLEVGLITIVSLLFIVIVALIILFATTKTDEICTTADCTQSASRLIENMDANVDPCDNFYQYACGGWLKKNIIPETSPRYGTFDILRDEMEVILKGVLEKTVEGEAAALTKAKTLYKSCTNESLIELRGGGPLLSMLHDVFEWPIAMDDWESTYGIAWRLEDVIARLNRKYGTLLLVNFFVSTDDRDSNSHIIHFDQQSNLGLLSRDYYTCTGPYAEPCRAYEKFMIDLVKLIRTDRKLDINETSIREEVTRVMDLERDIANATDTPEDRNNPVLLYNKMELGDLNANFTLEVESQVFDWSYFTAKIMDTVNITVPDTEKVINYSPNYFRRLNLILAKYNKRDLQNYMVWRFAMNMVVGLSRTYKDTRKAFRKALYGTTSELAVWRHCAVYVNNNLDNAVGRLYVQEAFSEKSKELMEEMIKDIRAVFISDLEGQTWMDAETKKLAEEKARAIRERIGYSEHIMDDKYLNNEYKALRYSAEEYFENILQNTEHAQKKRLRKLRVKVNKEEWVTGAAVVNAFYSASKNQIVFPAGILQPPFFSKGQSKSLNYGGIGMVIGHEITHGFDDNGRNYDKDGDLKDWWTPASTQKFLDLSKCIVNQYGNFSWDLANGLHLNGNNTLGENIADNGGIRQAYQAYKNHEAANGEEPSLPGIDLSHDQLFFLNFAQVWCGTYRSEQAVNSIKSDVHSPGKFRVLGTIQNFPEFARAFSCNKSSAMVSDNICRVW; encoded by the exons gTGAGTTGATAGAGCCGACAGTTGTAGGAGGAGTCCTGAGAATGACAGAAACCAGCCCCCCCAATTCGGCCAAGAAGCTCCGCTGGACCTCCCTGGAGGTCGGCCTCATTACTATCGTTTCCTTGCTCTTCATCGTCATCGTCGCCCTCATCATCCTCTTTGCCACAACTAAGACGG atgAAATCTGCACCACAGCTGACTGCACGCAGTCAG CGTCTCGCCTCATCGAGAACATGGACGCAAACGTGGACCCTTGCGACAACTTCTACCAGTACGCCTGTGGAGGCTGGCTGAAAAAGAACATCATCCCCGAGACCAGCCCTCGATACGGCACCTTTGACATCTTGCGAGACGAAATGGAGGTCATTCTCAAAG GTGTCCTTGAAAAAACAGTGGAGGGGGAAGCCGCCGCTCTCACCAAGGCTAAGACCCTTTATAAGTCCTGTACCAATGAGA GTTTAATTGAGCTCAGAGGAGGGGGTCCTTTGCTCAGCATGCTGCATGATGTGTTTGAGTGGCCCATAGCTATGGACGACTGGGAGAGCACCTATG GTATAGCATGGAGGTTGGAGGACGTCATCGCCAGGCTGAATCGGAAATACGGGACTCTACTCTTGGTTAACTTTTTCGTCAGCACCGATGACAGGGACTCCAATTCGCACATCATTCAT TTCGACCAGCAGTCAAACCTCGGCCTCTTGTCCCGAGATTACTACACTTGCACCGGACCCTACGCAGAG ccATGTCGGGCCTACGAGAAGTTCATGATTGACCTGGTTAAGCTGATCCGCACTGACCGGAAGTTGGACATCAATGAGACCAGCATCAGAGAGGAGGTGACACGAGTTATGGACCTGGAGAGGGACATCGCCAAC GCTACTGATACTCCAGAGGACCGTAACAACCCAGTGTTGCTTTACAACAAGATGGAACTGGGCGATCTGAACGCCAATTTCACCCTCGAGGTTGAATCGCAG GTGTTTGACTGGAGTTACTTCACAGCTAAGATAATGGATACAGTCAACATCACTGTTCCTGACACGGAGAAGGTCATAAACTACTCCCCCAACTATTTCCGAAGACTGAACCTTATCTTGGCCAAATACAACAAGAG GGATCTGCAGAACTACATGGTGTGGCGTTTTGCTATGAACATGGTGGTGGGCCTGAGCAGAACTTACAAGGACACCAGAAAGGCCTTCCGCAAG GCCCTGTATGGTACGACGTCAGAGTTAGCGGTGTGGCGACACTGTGCAGTTTACGTCAACAACAACTTGGACAACGCTGTGGGACGGCTGTATGTGCAGGAGGCCTTCTCTGAAAAGAGCAAAGAGCTG ATGGAGGAGATGATTAAAGACATTCGGGCAGTGTTTATTAGTGACCTTGAAGGCCAGACCTGGATGGATGCAGAGACCAAGAAACTAGCTGAGGAGAAG GCCCGAGCCATTCGGGAACGAATCGGCTACTCCGAGCACATCATGGATGACAAGTATCTTAACAACGAGTACAAAGCT CTGCGCTACAGTGCAGAGGAGTACTTTGAAAACATCCTGCAGAACACGGAGCATGCGCAGAAGAAACGCCTGCGGAAACTCAGGGTCAAAGTCAACAAAGAGGA GTGGGTAACTGGAGCCGCTGTCGTCAACGCCTTCTACTCAGCCAGCAAAAACCAAATAG TTTTCCCTGCAGGTATCCTCCAGCCGCCTTTCTTCAGCAAAGGCCAGTCTAAGTCTCTCAACTACGGCGGCATCGGCATGGTGATCGGTCATGAGATCACACATGGCTTTGATGACAACG GTCGTAACTATGATAAGGATGGTGACCTGAAGGACTGGTGGACACCAGCCTCCACTCAAAAATTTCTGGACCTCTCCAAGTGCATCGTCAATCAGTATGGTAACTTTTCCTGGGACCTGGCCAATGGACTCCAT TTAAATGGTAACAACACCCTCGGGGAGAACATTGCTGACAATGGAGGGATACGGCAGGCATATCAG GCCTATAAGAACCATGAGGCGGCGAACGGAGAGGAGCCTTCACTACCTGGCATCGACCTTTCCCACGATCAACTCTTCTTCTTAAACTTCGCTCAG GTGTGGTGTGGAACGTACCGATCAGAGCAAGCTGTTAATTCCATTAAATCAGACGTACACAGTCCAGGGAAATTCAg AGTACTGGGCACCATTCAGAATTTCCCAGAATTTGCCAGAGCGTTCAGCTGCAACAAGAGCAGCGCCATGGTCTCCGACAACATCTGCCGTGTGTGGTGA
- the LOC119491243 gene encoding neprilysin-like isoform X1, which produces MNVFELFGVPGKLRRKSNMKIDKCELIEPTVVGGVLRMTETSPPNSAKKLRWTSLEVGLITIVSLLFIVIVALIILFATTKTDEICTTADCTQSASRLIENMDANVDPCDNFYQYACGGWLKKNIIPETSPRYGTFDILRDEMEVILKGVLEKTVEGEAAALTKAKTLYKSCTNESLIELRGGGPLLSMLHDVFEWPIAMDDWESTYGIAWRLEDVIARLNRKYGTLLLVNFFVSTDDRDSNSHIIHFDQQSNLGLLSRDYYTCTGPYAEPCRAYEKFMIDLVKLIRTDRKLDINETSIREEVTRVMDLERDIANATDTPEDRNNPVLLYNKMELGDLNANFTLEVESQVFDWSYFTAKIMDTVNITVPDTEKVINYSPNYFRRLNLILAKYNKRDLQNYMVWRFAMNMVVGLSRTYKDTRKAFRKALYGTTSELAVWRHCAVYVNNNLDNAVGRLYVQEAFSEKSKELMEEMIKDIRAVFISDLEGQTWMDAETKKLAEEKARAIRERIGYSEHIMDDKYLNNEYKALRYSAEEYFENILQNTEHAQKKRLRKLRVKVNKEEWVTGAAVVNAFYSASKNQIVFPAGILQPPFFSKGQSKSLNYGGIGMVIGHEITHGFDDNGRNYDKDGDLKDWWTPASTQKFLDLSKCIVNQYGNFSWDLANGLHLNGNNTLGENIADNGGIRQAYQAYKNHEAANGEEPSLPGIDLSHDQLFFLNFAQVWCGTYRSEQAVNSIKSDVHSPGKFRVLGTIQNFPEFARAFSCNKSSAMVSDNICRVW; this is translated from the exons gTGAGTTGATAGAGCCGACAGTTGTAGGAGGAGTCCTGAGAATGACAGAAACCAGCCCCCCCAATTCGGCCAAGAAGCTCCGCTGGACCTCCCTGGAGGTCGGCCTCATTACTATCGTTTCCTTGCTCTTCATCGTCATCGTCGCCCTCATCATCCTCTTTGCCACAACTAAGACGG atgAAATCTGCACCACAGCTGACTGCACGCAGTCAG CGTCTCGCCTCATCGAGAACATGGACGCAAACGTGGACCCTTGCGACAACTTCTACCAGTACGCCTGTGGAGGCTGGCTGAAAAAGAACATCATCCCCGAGACCAGCCCTCGATACGGCACCTTTGACATCTTGCGAGACGAAATGGAGGTCATTCTCAAAG GTGTCCTTGAAAAAACAGTGGAGGGGGAAGCCGCCGCTCTCACCAAGGCTAAGACCCTTTATAAGTCCTGTACCAATGAGA GTTTAATTGAGCTCAGAGGAGGGGGTCCTTTGCTCAGCATGCTGCATGATGTGTTTGAGTGGCCCATAGCTATGGACGACTGGGAGAGCACCTATG GTATAGCATGGAGGTTGGAGGACGTCATCGCCAGGCTGAATCGGAAATACGGGACTCTACTCTTGGTTAACTTTTTCGTCAGCACCGATGACAGGGACTCCAATTCGCACATCATTCAT TTCGACCAGCAGTCAAACCTCGGCCTCTTGTCCCGAGATTACTACACTTGCACCGGACCCTACGCAGAG ccATGTCGGGCCTACGAGAAGTTCATGATTGACCTGGTTAAGCTGATCCGCACTGACCGGAAGTTGGACATCAATGAGACCAGCATCAGAGAGGAGGTGACACGAGTTATGGACCTGGAGAGGGACATCGCCAAC GCTACTGATACTCCAGAGGACCGTAACAACCCAGTGTTGCTTTACAACAAGATGGAACTGGGCGATCTGAACGCCAATTTCACCCTCGAGGTTGAATCGCAG GTGTTTGACTGGAGTTACTTCACAGCTAAGATAATGGATACAGTCAACATCACTGTTCCTGACACGGAGAAGGTCATAAACTACTCCCCCAACTATTTCCGAAGACTGAACCTTATCTTGGCCAAATACAACAAGAG GGATCTGCAGAACTACATGGTGTGGCGTTTTGCTATGAACATGGTGGTGGGCCTGAGCAGAACTTACAAGGACACCAGAAAGGCCTTCCGCAAG GCCCTGTATGGTACGACGTCAGAGTTAGCGGTGTGGCGACACTGTGCAGTTTACGTCAACAACAACTTGGACAACGCTGTGGGACGGCTGTATGTGCAGGAGGCCTTCTCTGAAAAGAGCAAAGAGCTG ATGGAGGAGATGATTAAAGACATTCGGGCAGTGTTTATTAGTGACCTTGAAGGCCAGACCTGGATGGATGCAGAGACCAAGAAACTAGCTGAGGAGAAG GCCCGAGCCATTCGGGAACGAATCGGCTACTCCGAGCACATCATGGATGACAAGTATCTTAACAACGAGTACAAAGCT CTGCGCTACAGTGCAGAGGAGTACTTTGAAAACATCCTGCAGAACACGGAGCATGCGCAGAAGAAACGCCTGCGGAAACTCAGGGTCAAAGTCAACAAAGAGGA GTGGGTAACTGGAGCCGCTGTCGTCAACGCCTTCTACTCAGCCAGCAAAAACCAAATAG TTTTCCCTGCAGGTATCCTCCAGCCGCCTTTCTTCAGCAAAGGCCAGTCTAAGTCTCTCAACTACGGCGGCATCGGCATGGTGATCGGTCATGAGATCACACATGGCTTTGATGACAACG GTCGTAACTATGATAAGGATGGTGACCTGAAGGACTGGTGGACACCAGCCTCCACTCAAAAATTTCTGGACCTCTCCAAGTGCATCGTCAATCAGTATGGTAACTTTTCCTGGGACCTGGCCAATGGACTCCAT TTAAATGGTAACAACACCCTCGGGGAGAACATTGCTGACAATGGAGGGATACGGCAGGCATATCAG GCCTATAAGAACCATGAGGCGGCGAACGGAGAGGAGCCTTCACTACCTGGCATCGACCTTTCCCACGATCAACTCTTCTTCTTAAACTTCGCTCAG GTGTGGTGTGGAACGTACCGATCAGAGCAAGCTGTTAATTCCATTAAATCAGACGTACACAGTCCAGGGAAATTCAg AGTACTGGGCACCATTCAGAATTTCCCAGAATTTGCCAGAGCGTTCAGCTGCAACAAGAGCAGCGCCATGGTCTCCGACAACATCTGCCGTGTGTGGTGA
- the LOC119491243 gene encoding neprilysin-like isoform X3 yields the protein MTETSPPNSAKKLRWTSLEVGLITIVSLLFIVIVALIILFATTKTDEICTTADCTQSASRLIENMDANVDPCDNFYQYACGGWLKKNIIPETSPRYGTFDILRDEMEVILKGVLEKTVEGEAAALTKAKTLYKSCTNESLIELRGGGPLLSMLHDVFEWPIAMDDWESTYGIAWRLEDVIARLNRKYGTLLLVNFFVSTDDRDSNSHIIHFDQQSNLGLLSRDYYTCTGPYAEPCRAYEKFMIDLVKLIRTDRKLDINETSIREEVTRVMDLERDIANATDTPEDRNNPVLLYNKMELGDLNANFTLEVESQVFDWSYFTAKIMDTVNITVPDTEKVINYSPNYFRRLNLILAKYNKRDLQNYMVWRFAMNMVVGLSRTYKDTRKAFRKALYGTTSELAVWRHCAVYVNNNLDNAVGRLYVQEAFSEKSKELMEEMIKDIRAVFISDLEGQTWMDAETKKLAEEKARAIRERIGYSEHIMDDKYLNNEYKALRYSAEEYFENILQNTEHAQKKRLRKLRVKVNKEEWVTGAAVVNAFYSASKNQIVFPAGILQPPFFSKGQSKSLNYGGIGMVIGHEITHGFDDNGRNYDKDGDLKDWWTPASTQKFLDLSKCIVNQYGNFSWDLANGLHLNGNNTLGENIADNGGIRQAYQAYKNHEAANGEEPSLPGIDLSHDQLFFLNFAQVWCGTYRSEQAVNSIKSDVHSPGKFRVLGTIQNFPEFARAFSCNKSSAMVSDNICRVW from the exons ATGACAGAAACCAGCCCCCCCAATTCGGCCAAGAAGCTCCGCTGGACCTCCCTGGAGGTCGGCCTCATTACTATCGTTTCCTTGCTCTTCATCGTCATCGTCGCCCTCATCATCCTCTTTGCCACAACTAAGACGG atgAAATCTGCACCACAGCTGACTGCACGCAGTCAG CGTCTCGCCTCATCGAGAACATGGACGCAAACGTGGACCCTTGCGACAACTTCTACCAGTACGCCTGTGGAGGCTGGCTGAAAAAGAACATCATCCCCGAGACCAGCCCTCGATACGGCACCTTTGACATCTTGCGAGACGAAATGGAGGTCATTCTCAAAG GTGTCCTTGAAAAAACAGTGGAGGGGGAAGCCGCCGCTCTCACCAAGGCTAAGACCCTTTATAAGTCCTGTACCAATGAGA GTTTAATTGAGCTCAGAGGAGGGGGTCCTTTGCTCAGCATGCTGCATGATGTGTTTGAGTGGCCCATAGCTATGGACGACTGGGAGAGCACCTATG GTATAGCATGGAGGTTGGAGGACGTCATCGCCAGGCTGAATCGGAAATACGGGACTCTACTCTTGGTTAACTTTTTCGTCAGCACCGATGACAGGGACTCCAATTCGCACATCATTCAT TTCGACCAGCAGTCAAACCTCGGCCTCTTGTCCCGAGATTACTACACTTGCACCGGACCCTACGCAGAG ccATGTCGGGCCTACGAGAAGTTCATGATTGACCTGGTTAAGCTGATCCGCACTGACCGGAAGTTGGACATCAATGAGACCAGCATCAGAGAGGAGGTGACACGAGTTATGGACCTGGAGAGGGACATCGCCAAC GCTACTGATACTCCAGAGGACCGTAACAACCCAGTGTTGCTTTACAACAAGATGGAACTGGGCGATCTGAACGCCAATTTCACCCTCGAGGTTGAATCGCAG GTGTTTGACTGGAGTTACTTCACAGCTAAGATAATGGATACAGTCAACATCACTGTTCCTGACACGGAGAAGGTCATAAACTACTCCCCCAACTATTTCCGAAGACTGAACCTTATCTTGGCCAAATACAACAAGAG GGATCTGCAGAACTACATGGTGTGGCGTTTTGCTATGAACATGGTGGTGGGCCTGAGCAGAACTTACAAGGACACCAGAAAGGCCTTCCGCAAG GCCCTGTATGGTACGACGTCAGAGTTAGCGGTGTGGCGACACTGTGCAGTTTACGTCAACAACAACTTGGACAACGCTGTGGGACGGCTGTATGTGCAGGAGGCCTTCTCTGAAAAGAGCAAAGAGCTG ATGGAGGAGATGATTAAAGACATTCGGGCAGTGTTTATTAGTGACCTTGAAGGCCAGACCTGGATGGATGCAGAGACCAAGAAACTAGCTGAGGAGAAG GCCCGAGCCATTCGGGAACGAATCGGCTACTCCGAGCACATCATGGATGACAAGTATCTTAACAACGAGTACAAAGCT CTGCGCTACAGTGCAGAGGAGTACTTTGAAAACATCCTGCAGAACACGGAGCATGCGCAGAAGAAACGCCTGCGGAAACTCAGGGTCAAAGTCAACAAAGAGGA GTGGGTAACTGGAGCCGCTGTCGTCAACGCCTTCTACTCAGCCAGCAAAAACCAAATAG TTTTCCCTGCAGGTATCCTCCAGCCGCCTTTCTTCAGCAAAGGCCAGTCTAAGTCTCTCAACTACGGCGGCATCGGCATGGTGATCGGTCATGAGATCACACATGGCTTTGATGACAACG GTCGTAACTATGATAAGGATGGTGACCTGAAGGACTGGTGGACACCAGCCTCCACTCAAAAATTTCTGGACCTCTCCAAGTGCATCGTCAATCAGTATGGTAACTTTTCCTGGGACCTGGCCAATGGACTCCAT TTAAATGGTAACAACACCCTCGGGGAGAACATTGCTGACAATGGAGGGATACGGCAGGCATATCAG GCCTATAAGAACCATGAGGCGGCGAACGGAGAGGAGCCTTCACTACCTGGCATCGACCTTTCCCACGATCAACTCTTCTTCTTAAACTTCGCTCAG GTGTGGTGTGGAACGTACCGATCAGAGCAAGCTGTTAATTCCATTAAATCAGACGTACACAGTCCAGGGAAATTCAg AGTACTGGGCACCATTCAGAATTTCCCAGAATTTGCCAGAGCGTTCAGCTGCAACAAGAGCAGCGCCATGGTCTCCGACAACATCTGCCGTGTGTGGTGA